The DNA window CCGAACGATCACCGATCTGTTCGCCAAAGCCCAGATCGGGCAGAAAGGTTGCCCCGATCTGCACCACCACCGCGAGGATCACGGCAATGCGCTGGACGAGCGGGCGAGTGGGGGGAGCAAGGCTTGTCATGGCGGCACGATGGCGCATCGCGCACCGGAACGACAGCACGAAAAAGCAAAATATCAGGGGGCCGATAAGCCGGGTTCTGTGCCGCGCGCGGTATTCCGCAAGGGAACCTGCCGCGTGGTGGCAGCCATTCATCTGGGCCGCCCGTTGCCGGACGGCTCTAGCAGCCAACCCGGGCCTCTCGGGGCGAAACACCCCTGTCCCGGATCGATCCGGGACACGAGGCCCCTATTTGGCCTTGCTCCGGGTGGGGTTTGCCATGCGGACGCCGTTGCCGGAGCCCCGGTGCGCTCTTGCCGCACCCTTTCACCCTTGCCTGTGCGCTTTAGGCGCCATCGGCGGTATACTCTCTGTGGCACTTTCCCTGAATGCCGACCCGAAGACCGACACCCGGCGGGCGTTACCCGCCACCCTCGTTTCGTGGAGCCCGGACTTTCCTCGCACCTCGCGGTACGCGGCTGCCTGGCCCCCTGACAAGGCTCATATAGGCGGAAAATGCGCGGGGCGGTAGGGCCTTGGCGCTTCGGAGGCCCTTATCGGGTCAGGCCGCGGTCGCGGTCGAGCAGAAGCTGGAACAGGATCGCCCCCACCTGCCCGTCGATCGCCCCGTCGATGATCTCGGGCCGCCAGCGCCGCTGGAACGCTTCGACCGCCGCGGTCGCATCGGTGATGTCGTAGCCGAACCGCTCGAGCGCGAGCATGAAGGCCCCGTCATTCTGGAACGGGTCGCCGAGCTCGAGCTTTTCCGGCTTCGGCAGGCAAAGTCCATATTCCGCCAGCCGGTCCCACGGGAACAGCTCGCCCGGGTCGAGCTTGCGCGCGGGCGCGACATCGGAATGGCCGACCACATTGGCTCGCGGGATGTCGTAGTCCTCGATGATAGCCGCCAGCAGCGGGACGAGCGAATTGATCTGCGCTTCGCTGAATTCGCGGTACCCCCCTGCATGACCGGGATGATCGAGCTCGATCCCGATGCTCGCCGAATTGACGTCGGTGATCCCGCGCCAGCACGAAACGCCCGCATGCCAGGCCCGCCTGGCTTCCGCCACGAGCTGGGTCACGGTCCCGGTCTCGCTGATGAGGTAATGCGCCGAGACTTCGCTTTCGGGATTGATGAGCTTGCCCAGCGCCTGTTCGACCGGCTGCATCTCGGTATAGTGCAGCACGACCATAGTGATGGGCAGCTGGCGTTTGCCGAAATTGGGAGACGGTACGACCGCATGGACCAGTTCCCCTTCGCGCATGCCTTCGGGAAGGCTGCCGCGCGGGGCTGGTGGAGCGGCGCTCATCCGATCATTCCCTCGGGCTCGGGAATCACCGCACCCAGCACCAGGGCATCGTCCGCAAGGCGGTATTGCAGGCCCCCGCCGAGTTCCTCGGCGAGCACCGCGATCATGTGCGCGGCCGCCGTCCGGCTGGTGAGTTCGCCCGCGCCGAGTTCGCCCTGCAAAGCGCGTCCGATCGTCTCGTCGAAGGCGATCCGCGGCCCCGTCGCGCGCGCCACGATCTCGACATTGCCCTCGAGCCGCTCGGCCCCGATATCCAGCCGCCCGCCGCGCACCAGCGCATCGAGAGCGATCTGGGCCAGGTTGAGCAGGACCTTGATCGCGGGCTTGGGAAGAGTGTTCTCGGCCATCGCCCAGTTGACCTCGATCTTCTTGGCATCGCCCGCAAGCGCGCCGATCACCTGCTGCGCCTCCTCGATCGGGACGCTGTCGCCGAACCCGCCTGCCGCCCCGAAGGCGAGGCGGAAGAACTTCAGCTTGTCCGTGCTTATCTTCGCGCTCGCCTCGAGCAGCTCGACGCAGCGTTCACGCATTTCCGGGTCGTTTTCGTCGGCAAGCAGTTCGAGCCCGTTGGACAGCGCTCCGACCGGCGAGAGCAGGTCGTGGCAAAGGCGCGAACACAGGAGAGAGGCAAGATCGGTCTGCGAAATCATAGGCGCGACCTTAGCCATCGATTATCGTGCTGGAAAGCGTCTCGAAACCGCCTTCCACCGCGCGGAAGAAAGCGAGTTCTCCCTCACCGCAGATCGCCCACACCCGGCCGTCGGATGCCGCCTCGGCGCGGTCGGTCGAAGAGGGTTCGGCAGGGCCTACGGGGTGCGAATGGAAATAGCCCACGATCTGCGGACCGCCGCTGCGTGCGGTGCGATGTGCGTCGATCAGCGCCTGCGGGTCGATTTCGAACCGGCGCGCGGGCCGATCATGGACATTGGCCGTCTGCGAGAATGCCTCGATCCGCTCGCCAGCACCAAGCAGGATCCCGCAGGCCTCGTTCGGATGCGCCGCACGCGCCGCTGCCAGCATCGCGTCCGCCGCCTCTCTTGTCACCTCAAGTCCCATGGCGCATGGCCCTAGCCGTGTCGAAGCGCGAAATCATCACCGGCACGATTGCCGCTCCCGCCCGGCTCGACAAGGCCCTTGCCGAGGCGAGCGGGCTTTCGCGCGCGCGGGTGCAGGCGCTGATCGGCGAAGGTGCGGTCGAAATCGGCGACGCGACGGCGACCGGCGCCTCGGCCAAGGTCGCCGCCGGAACGCCGTTTCGCATCGCCCTGCCCCCTGCCGCCGAGGCAGAGGCATGCCCGCAGGCGATCCCGCTCGTCATCGCATACGAGGACGATCATCTGATCGTCGTCGACAAGCCCGCCGGCATGGTGGTCCACCCAGCCGCCGGAAATGCAGACGGTACGCTCGTCAATGCGCTGCTACACCATTGCAGCGGGAGCCTGTCAGGGATCGGCGGGGTCGCGCGCCCCGGCATCGTCCACCGGATCGACAAGGACACCTCCGGGCTTCTCGTCGTTGCTAAGACCGACGCGGCGCACGAAGGTCTTGCCGCGCAATTCGCCCAGCATTCGGTGCATCGCCGCTATCTCGCCGTCACCGCCGGACATCCGCGCCCTGCGGCGGGGACGATCGAGGGGCGGATCGGGCGTTCCGACGCGAATCGCAAGAAGATGGCGGCGCTCGATCCGAAATCGACGCGCGGCAAGCATGCGGTGACGCACTACCAGACACTCGAAGGGCTGGGGCACGCGGCGCTCGTCGAATGCCGGCTCGAAACCGGACGCACCCACCAGGTGCGCGTTCACTGTGCGTCAATCGGCCATGCGCTATTGGGAGATCCACTCTACGGGAGCACTCCCAGACCGCTAAGACCCCTGCTCGCCCGGCTTGGTTTCGCCCGCCAGGCGCTGCACGCGGCGGAGTTGGGTTTCATGCACCCGGTCTTGCGCAAAAACGTCCAGTTTAGGAGCGATTTGCCGCCCGACATGCAGGAACTGATCGACGAATTGGATCGTTTTGATCGATGAAAAGCGCACACAATTGCGCATTCTTCGTGTATAACCTGCCCTCGTGACCCAATCGGCCGGATGCCCATCAGGGGTCCGGCAAAAGCGGTCGACAACAGAAAGGTCCGTCAAACGTGAGCACTACCAAGACCCAGTCGGTCCCGGCGCTCAGCGGAGAGCAGAGCCTCAACCGCTACCTGTCCGAGATCAAGAAGTATCCTGTTCTCACGGCCGAGCAGGAATATATGCTGGCCAAGCGTTACCAGGAACATGAGGATCCCGAAGCCGCCGCGCAACTGGTCTCGAGCCACCTGAGGCTCGTGGCGAAGATCGCGATGGGCTATCGCGGCTACGGCCTGCCCGTCTCCGACCTCATTTCCGAAGGAAACGTTGGGCTGATGCAGGGCGTCAAGAAATTCGAACCCGATCGCGGCTTCCGCCTCGCGACCTACGCAATGTGGTGGATCAAGGCGTCCATCCAGGAATTCATCCTGCGCAGCTGGTCGCTCGTGAAAATGGGCACGACCGCGGCGCAGAAGAAGCTGTTTTTCAACCTTCGCCGGATGAAGAAGCAGCTCGAAGCCTATGAGGACACCGATCTCAGCCCCGAGGACGTGAAGAAGATCGCAACCGATCTTGGCGTTCCCGAGCAGGAAGTCGTGAACATGAACCGCCGGATGATGATGGGCGGCGACGGCTCGCTCAACACGCCGATGAGGAATGGTGAGGAAGGCTCGGGCGAATGGCAGGACTGGCTGACCGATGACGGCCCGTTGCAGGACGAACTCGTCGCCGACGCCGAGGAAGCCGACGTGCGTCACGAGATGCTCATCGAGGCGATGGAATCGCTGAACGAGCGTGAGAAGCACATCCTCACCGAACGGCGCCTGACGGAAAAGCCGCAGACGCTCGAGGAACTCAGCCAAGTCTACGATGTCAGCCGCGAACGCATCCGCCAGATCGAGGTGCGCGCCTTCGAAAAGCTGCAGAAGGCGATGCAACGGATCGCGGGAGAGCGCCTGCTTCCAGGCGTCGCGTAAGCGTTCGTCGGACGCCGAAACACAATGGCCCTCCCCGGTTCGCGCCGGGGAGGGTTTTGTCTTTGAAAGCGGTGCGGGCCGCACTATTGCCTCGTCATGGCTCTAACCCTAGCGCGTCTGGTCGCGAAGATCATCGCCGGCTTCATCGCGCTCACGCTGCTGCTGGTGCTCGCCTTCAAGTGGATCCCGGTGCCCGTCACCGCGACCATGGTGATGGATGAACACGGCATCACGAAGGACTGGGAAACCCTCGCCAACATCGACCCAAACCTCGTCCACGCCGTGATCGCGGCGGAGGATTCCAAGTTCTGCGAACATTCGGGCTTCGACACGGAAGCGATCGAGCAGGCGCTGGCGGAACGCGAGGAAACGGGGCGCGTGCGCGGGGCCTCCACGATCAGCCAGCAGACCGCGAAGAACGTCTTCCTGTGGCAGGGCGGCGGCTGGTTCAGGAAAGCGTTCGAGGCGTGGTTCACCTTCTGGATCGAGCTTGTATGGGGCAAGGCGCGTATCATGGAGGTCTACCTCAACGTCGCCGAGACCGGGATCGGCACATACGGCGCGGAGGCCGGGGCGCAGCGCTATTTCGGCCATTCCGCCGCCCGCCTGACCCCGGACGAGGCCAGCCGGATGGCCGCAGCGCTTCCCAGTCCGAAAAAGCGCGAGGTCCGCAATCCCGGCGGCTGGCTCGCCCGGCATGGCAATTCGATCGAGCGGCGTATCGTGATCGTGAAGCGTGACGGGCTCGCCGCCTGCGTCTATGAATGAGCGTGATGGGTCTCGCACACTCACATGACTATTCGCACGGCCAGGCCGGTCATGCGCATTCGCACGGGCACGGGCACGGGCACGGGCATCCGCACGCCCACGCGCCGAAGGATTTCGGCGCCGCCTTCGCGATCGGCGTCGCACTCAACACGGTGTTCGTCGTGGTCGAAGCGGCGGCCGGATGGCTCTACGATTCCATGGCGCTCATCGCGGACGCGGGGCACAACCTGTCGGATGTGCTCGCCCTGCTGCTTGCCTGGGCCGCCGCCGAGGCGGCGAAGCGCCCGCCGCAGGGCCGCTTTACCTATGGCTTCAAGAGCTCCACGATCCTCGCCGCGATCGCCAACGCGCTGCTGCTCGCCATCGCGATCGGGGCGATCCTTATCGAGACCGCCCACCGCCTGTTCGAACCTTCCGAGCCGCAGGGCATGGTCATGGCGATCGTCGCCGGGATCGGAGTTGCGATCAACACGTTGACTGCCTTGCTGTTCATGCGCGGTCAGGAGGACCTGAACATCAAAGGGGCTTATCTTCACATGGCGGCCGATGCGCTCGTCTCTTTGGGAGTGGTAATCGCGGGGCTCGCGATCCTCTTTACGGGGTTCTGGTGGATCGATCCGCTCACCAGCCTCGCCATCCTCGCGGTGATCGCATGGGGAACCTGGGGGCTCGCGCGCGACAGCGTGAAGCTTGGCCTCAATGCCGCGCCCGCGAATATCGATGTCGATGAAGTGCGCGCCCATCTGCGCGCGCTCGACGGGGTGGAAGCGGTGCACGACCTGCATGTCTGGCCGATGTCCACCACCGAAACCGCGCTCACCGCCCATCTCGTCATGCCGCGCCAGCAAGGCTCGGACAGCTTCCTGCGCGAGGCCGCCCGTTCGCTCAGGGATCGCTTCGGCATCGGCCATTCGACCATCCAGGTAGAGCGCGACGAAAGCGCCGCCTGCGAGCACCCCTGCTGATGGCGCGGCGCGTGCCTTCGCAAGACGAGGCGGACCTCCCGCCCGACGAGGCCGCGATCGCGCGCGAAAATCTGCGCGCGGCGATGGTCCGCCTCGCCGATGGTGACAGCGCGGCGCTCGAGGAGATTTACGCTGCGACACGGGTGAAGCTATACGGGATATGCCTGCGTATCTTGGGCGACAGAAAGGAAGCCGAGGACGCCTTGCAGGACGTCTATGTCAATCTGTGGCAGCGGGCCGACCGCTATGACCCGACCCGCGCGAGCCCGATATCGTGGCTGGCCACCTTCGCGCGCAACCGCGCGGTGGACCGGCTGCGCACGGGCAAGGTGCGCGGCGGGGCCGTACCCGTGGAGGAGGCGGCACCGCTTCCCGACGAGACCCCGCTTGCCGACGATCTTCTCATCGATGCGGAACGCGCGGCGAGAGTCCATTCCTGCCTCGAAACGCTCGACGAGAACGCGGCAACGCAGATCCGCGCGGCCTTTTTCGACGGGTTCACCTATGCCGAACTGGCAGATCGCTCCGGCGTGCCGCTGGGCACCATGAAGAGCTGGATACGGCGCGGCCTCATCCGCCTGCGCGAATGTCTGGAGAAGAGCGAATGAGCGCCGGGGAAACCATGCGCGGCAGTGCCCCCGGAGGCGAGCCGGTGCTTGCTGCGGAATATGCGCTCGGCCTGCTCGAAGGCGAAGCGCTGCTCACCGCGCGCGGTCGCATGGCGAGCGATCCCGATTTCGCCGCCGCCGTCCGGCAATGGGAGGAACGTCTCGCCCCGCTGCTCGACGAGGTGCCCGCCGCCATGCCGTCGAGCGAGGTATGGCAGCGGATCGAGGCTCGGGTGACCGCTCTAAAGGCCGTCAAGGCCGAGGCCGAGCTCGCGGGTGGCGGAGCTTCGGCGGCGAATGTCGTCGAATTGCAGGACCGCGTGCGCCGCTGGCAATGGACGGCCGGGCTGACCTCGCTCGCCGCGGCGGTTGCGCTCGCACTGCTCGTGTTCTCTCCCGATAATGCGCCCGCACCCGGCCCTGTTGCGCCAGAGCAAGCTCCCGCCCTTGCCGAGGCCGATCCGTTGGTCGCGACCGTGCCGATCGGCGACACCGGCCTGCGGCTCGACGTGACCTACATCCCCGAAAGCGAGCGCATGGTCATCGCCGCGATCGGACTTTCGGCCGACGGCGTGCATGACCACGAATTGTGGCTCGCCCCTCCGGACGGAGGCGACCTGCAATCTCTGGGCGTCGTGGCCCCGGGCGAGATCCGCAGCATGAAACTGCCTGAAACCATCGGTCGCAACCTCGCCGAAGGAGCGGGGCTGGTGCTCACCCGCGAACCGATCGGCGGCAAGCCCGAAGGCATGGACGCAGGACCTGTTGTCGCCCAGGGCTCCTTCACCGAAGTTTGATCCGTTCCCGGCACGGCCGGGCGCGAATGAGACACACGGCATCGCGCAAATCCCCGATTTTCCCGACGAATTCTCCGCTGGCCGCATCCGGTCCGCCCCCCGATGCGTAAATTCCGCGCAAGATCGGGAGGGCTTGCGCAAACAAGGAGAGTTTCACATGCGCCATATCCCCAGCACGATCAAAGCCGCCGCTTTTGCGGCCGTCGCCTCGGCCACCGGCCTCGCCGCCGTGACTGCCGTCCCGGCCGCAGCCGACCATCACATGGAAAAGGAAGCCGGCACGATCGTCGACATCGCCAAGAGCACCGGCATGCACGATACGCTAGTGCAGGCCGTAGTCGCCGCCGAGCTTGCCGAGACCCTATCCGGTCCCGGCCCGATCACCGTCTTCGCACCGGTGGACGATGCGTTTGCCGCGCTGCCGGACGGCACGGTCGAAACGCTGCTCAAGCCCGAAAACAAGGGTGCGCTGCAGGCAGTACTGACCTATCACGCGGTGGCGGGGAAAGTTACCAGCGCCGATCTCATGAACCTTATCCGCCAAAGCGGCGGCTCGGCCACGATCGAGACCGTCCAGGGCGGCACGCTCACCGCCATGCCGATGGGCGACAACATCGTCATCACCGACGCGCGCGGACGCCAGACCAAGGTCGTCAAGGCCAATGTCGAGGCCTCGAACGGCGTGGTCCATGTCACCGACGGCGTTTTCCTGCCCGGCTGATCGACCGACCCGAAAGGCTTGCGTCGCCTCACCCTTACCTCCCACCCGGGGCGACGCGGACCGCGCCCCGTCCGGCTTTTCCTCCAGGCCGGGCGGGGCCTTTTCGTTTCGCAGCCGCGCCCGTGGCCGCATCCGGAACCCCGAACCGCGCCGAGTGGTGGGAAGAGCGCGGCAGGGCGCCTAAGCAGGTCTGAACCCTTGCAGGGGCCCATGCATTGATAGGGAAAGGGTGGCGTTAGGCCGCCTGCCAACCCATACAAAGGACCATTGCGATCTTGCTGCCCCTGACCGTCAAGACATTCTTCAACGCCGCGACCGTCGGCACAGTCTACCTGATCGCCGACGCGGTCGTCTGACGAACGGACAGGCGGCACGCCTCCACTGGTGAGCCGGAAAGCAGAAACGGAACGGACCAAAGGCGTCGTCCTGTTCCCCCCCCCTCCCCCCCCTGAGGGCGGCGCCGAATGCAGCCCCGTCCGGCCTGAACGGCCCGGGCGGGGTTGTTTTTTTGCGTCGTCTTTGTGCTGTAGTCAGCCTAGGGCCCTGCGTGCCGCGGCTTCGGCGTGCAGCGCGGCGGTGTCGAACAAAGGGCGCGCGCTGTCTGCGGGGCCGATCAGCAGCGCGATTTCGGTGCAGCCGAGCACCACGCCCTCGGCCCCGCGTGAGGCGAGCCGTTCGATCGCCGCGCGATAGGCTGCGCGCGAGCTTTCGAGGAAAAGCCCTGCCACCAGTTCCTCGTAGATGACGCGGTGGATTTCGGCGCGATCCTCGGCCTCTGGCACAATGATCGTAAGCCCCGCAGCTTCGAGCCGCTCGCGATAGAACGCCTGCTCCATCGTGAAGGCGGTGCCGATTAGCGCGATCCGGTCGCACCCTGCCGCGCGGATCGCTTCGGCCGTTGGGTCGCAGATATGCAGCAGGTCGAGCCGCGTCGCCGCCTCGATCCGATCGGCAAGCTTGTGCATGGTGTTGGTGGCAAGGATGAGGAAATCGGCCCCTGCCGCTTCGAGCCGGCGTGCGCTTGCGGCCAACATCTCACCGAGTGCGTCCCAGTCACCTGGCCTCTGCAGCGGTTCCACCTCGCCGAAATCCATGCTCTCCATGACGATGCGCGCCGAATGGGGTGAGCCGAGGCGGTCGCGGACGGCGCGGTTGATGAGAGCATAATATTGCGCGGAGCTTTCCCAGCTCATCCCGCCGATCATGCCGATGGTGCGCATCAGGCGGCGGTCAGCGCAGCGAGCGATCCCAGCGCCGGGTAAGCCGCAGCGCGAAAATCTCGCTTATGAACATGGCGATCCCGGTTCCGACGACGACGATGGTGGGTTCTCCGCTCGCTGCCTCGCCCTCGACAAGGAGGGCGATGGCGATGGC is part of the Erythrobacter litoralis genome and encodes:
- a CDS encoding N-acetylmuramoyl-L-alanine amidase, translating into MSAAPPAPRGSLPEGMREGELVHAVVPSPNFGKRQLPITMVVLHYTEMQPVEQALGKLINPESEVSAHYLISETGTVTQLVAEARRAWHAGVSCWRGITDVNSASIGIELDHPGHAGGYREFSEAQINSLVPLLAAIIEDYDIPRANVVGHSDVAPARKLDPGELFPWDRLAEYGLCLPKPEKLELGDPFQNDGAFMLALERFGYDITDATAAVEAFQRRWRPEIIDGAIDGQVGAILFQLLLDRDRGLTR
- a CDS encoding histidine phosphotransferase family protein; its protein translation is MISQTDLASLLCSRLCHDLLSPVGALSNGLELLADENDPEMRERCVELLEASAKISTDKLKFFRLAFGAAGGFGDSVPIEEAQQVIGALAGDAKKIEVNWAMAENTLPKPAIKVLLNLAQIALDALVRGGRLDIGAERLEGNVEIVARATGPRIAFDETIGRALQGELGAGELTSRTAAAHMIAVLAEELGGGLQYRLADDALVLGAVIPEPEGMIG
- a CDS encoding M67 family metallopeptidase, which codes for MGLEVTREAADAMLAAARAAHPNEACGILLGAGERIEAFSQTANVHDRPARRFEIDPQALIDAHRTARSGGPQIVGYFHSHPVGPAEPSSTDRAEAASDGRVWAICGEGELAFFRAVEGGFETLSSTIIDG
- a CDS encoding RluA family pseudouridine synthase codes for the protein MALAVSKREIITGTIAAPARLDKALAEASGLSRARVQALIGEGAVEIGDATATGASAKVAAGTPFRIALPPAAEAEACPQAIPLVIAYEDDHLIVVDKPAGMVVHPAAGNADGTLVNALLHHCSGSLSGIGGVARPGIVHRIDKDTSGLLVVAKTDAAHEGLAAQFAQHSVHRRYLAVTAGHPRPAAGTIEGRIGRSDANRKKMAALDPKSTRGKHAVTHYQTLEGLGHAALVECRLETGRTHQVRVHCASIGHALLGDPLYGSTPRPLRPLLARLGFARQALHAAELGFMHPVLRKNVQFRSDLPPDMQELIDELDRFDR
- the rpoH gene encoding RNA polymerase sigma factor RpoH, with product MSTTKTQSVPALSGEQSLNRYLSEIKKYPVLTAEQEYMLAKRYQEHEDPEAAAQLVSSHLRLVAKIAMGYRGYGLPVSDLISEGNVGLMQGVKKFEPDRGFRLATYAMWWIKASIQEFILRSWSLVKMGTTAAQKKLFFNLRRMKKQLEAYEDTDLSPEDVKKIATDLGVPEQEVVNMNRRMMMGGDGSLNTPMRNGEEGSGEWQDWLTDDGPLQDELVADAEEADVRHEMLIEAMESLNEREKHILTERRLTEKPQTLEELSQVYDVSRERIRQIEVRAFEKLQKAMQRIAGERLLPGVA
- the mtgA gene encoding monofunctional biosynthetic peptidoglycan transglycosylase gives rise to the protein MALTLARLVAKIIAGFIALTLLLVLAFKWIPVPVTATMVMDEHGITKDWETLANIDPNLVHAVIAAEDSKFCEHSGFDTEAIEQALAEREETGRVRGASTISQQTAKNVFLWQGGGWFRKAFEAWFTFWIELVWGKARIMEVYLNVAETGIGTYGAEAGAQRYFGHSAARLTPDEASRMAAALPSPKKREVRNPGGWLARHGNSIERRIVIVKRDGLAACVYE
- a CDS encoding cation diffusion facilitator family transporter, which encodes MGLAHSHDYSHGQAGHAHSHGHGHGHGHPHAHAPKDFGAAFAIGVALNTVFVVVEAAAGWLYDSMALIADAGHNLSDVLALLLAWAAAEAAKRPPQGRFTYGFKSSTILAAIANALLLAIAIGAILIETAHRLFEPSEPQGMVMAIVAGIGVAINTLTALLFMRGQEDLNIKGAYLHMAADALVSLGVVIAGLAILFTGFWWIDPLTSLAILAVIAWGTWGLARDSVKLGLNAAPANIDVDEVRAHLRALDGVEAVHDLHVWPMSTTETALTAHLVMPRQQGSDSFLREAARSLRDRFGIGHSTIQVERDESAACEHPC
- a CDS encoding sigma-70 family RNA polymerase sigma factor; the protein is MARRVPSQDEADLPPDEAAIARENLRAAMVRLADGDSAALEEIYAATRVKLYGICLRILGDRKEAEDALQDVYVNLWQRADRYDPTRASPISWLATFARNRAVDRLRTGKVRGGAVPVEEAAPLPDETPLADDLLIDAERAARVHSCLETLDENAATQIRAAFFDGFTYAELADRSGVPLGTMKSWIRRGLIRLRECLEKSE
- a CDS encoding anti-sigma factor, translated to MSAGETMRGSAPGGEPVLAAEYALGLLEGEALLTARGRMASDPDFAAAVRQWEERLAPLLDEVPAAMPSSEVWQRIEARVTALKAVKAEAELAGGGASAANVVELQDRVRRWQWTAGLTSLAAAVALALLVFSPDNAPAPGPVAPEQAPALAEADPLVATVPIGDTGLRLDVTYIPESERMVIAAIGLSADGVHDHELWLAPPDGGDLQSLGVVAPGEIRSMKLPETIGRNLAEGAGLVLTREPIGGKPEGMDAGPVVAQGSFTEV
- a CDS encoding fasciclin domain-containing protein, which encodes MRHIPSTIKAAAFAAVASATGLAAVTAVPAAADHHMEKEAGTIVDIAKSTGMHDTLVQAVVAAELAETLSGPGPITVFAPVDDAFAALPDGTVETLLKPENKGALQAVLTYHAVAGKVTSADLMNLIRQSGGSATIETVQGGTLTAMPMGDNIVITDARGRQTKVVKANVEASNGVVHVTDGVFLPG
- a CDS encoding aspartate/glutamate racemase family protein — its product is MRTIGMIGGMSWESSAQYYALINRAVRDRLGSPHSARIVMESMDFGEVEPLQRPGDWDALGEMLAASARRLEAAGADFLILATNTMHKLADRIEAATRLDLLHICDPTAEAIRAAGCDRIALIGTAFTMEQAFYRERLEAAGLTIIVPEAEDRAEIHRVIYEELVAGLFLESSRAAYRAAIERLASRGAEGVVLGCTEIALLIGPADSARPLFDTAALHAEAAARRALG